CAGTTTGCAAACAAATATGAACTGGGGATGAAAAAGTGTAGCACTGAGGTTGAGGTTCTGACATTAGTCAAAAGAGGAAGTAATGCCTACCTGCTGTCTGTCTTCTGCAGATGCAAGACAGGTTCTTGGTACAGATTTGCTTGAAGTTCCACAAGGTGACTGTAGTATACATGTATAAATGTAAGTTCTCTGTATCCTAGCAAATACAGTAGGGAAACAGAAAACATTCTCATGAAAACAACTCTTTCATACAGAAATACATCACCACAGCCAGCCTAATGACTTGCAGCTTTTCTTGGGATGCTTCTTAAAGAAACCCAATagagtgtataataataataatagtaataaataataaagcccACTGGGTGTTGTCCTGTATTGTCATCAATGCCTACATACtgtttaataataatgtaaaatgtaaacaaaaaaaaaatgaatttgttaataaaataggAATATGAATATATGATAAACAAACTCATACACTGTGGTGCTTATGTGTACAGCATTTTTGAGAATCCAACGAAGAGgctatttaaaagaaataaaagataTTTCCTGTATACAGTGCAGTTCCTTACCTATCGCATGTAACCTTGACACCTCAGTATCTGGGATCTGAATTTCATCTTGATTACCAGAGTGACTGCCGAGGGTCCCGGGTTTAAACACACAGCCACAACTCAAGTGGGACAAAGTCCGGGGCTCTATGTGCAAGTCTGGggatttcaaaatttaaaaaaaacgttccaatataaaatatgtatccACTTACCATTTTAATAATTCTCATTTTGTGTCATATACATTCAATGGTTGTATCAATGCATTGCTGCCCCTACATTTGCTTTATTGTACATTGTTGTTGTCTATTATTTGTTATACAAAGGTTCATATTTTATTTGACTAAAAACATAGTATAGACCCATATCTTAAACAATATCCTAAAATCATATGTTTTCTTTAAGGCATCAGGTTTTCAatccaaacaataacattttttaaagtgtatACATTGAGAGtggcatttaaagaaaaaatgtgtGTACAGttactatgttttattttattaactcaCTGTAGCTCCCAATGTATTCAGAGGATcactatataaaacaaatactaatTAATTCCAGCAGGTGTCAGTACAATCTAGGCAATTCTCAAGGACTGCTACACATATACAGTTGAATAGTCAAACCTGATCAAGACCACTCAAGGAGAACTGCTTCTCTTACATTAAGAGACCTGACTTATTTCCTTTGTATCTAAAGTAACAGCCAACtgattgaaaaaaagaaagaagaaatacATGATACCGATGTTCTTTGTTGACAGGGTGAAGCTCGTTCCCGCCATCGACAGTGTATCAGCCATCAACACAGCCAAGCTATCTATGTATTTAATCACTGCAAATGGTCCCGAAATCACCTGGGTAAAGGGAAAATTTGTAATTTTAACAAAAAGTTTTGAGTAATGAAATACATAAAGCTATGGTCAAACATtctgcatcaccaagaattttaggactgagacgtaataaaaacataatttagatattttatttaacatcatgtaatcaaagaaactacacaattatatcgTAAAGGTCtatggaagccataatagtagtagagtatttcatgttaggtttcaAAATTTCACATTATTCAATTTTTGAGTTTTTCGTTaggaatatggaaaactacaaaacggtatgtaattcaatatgttaacataacattattcagaaggttttattcgacgttatgaagcaaaattagttaattctgtagggtaatgcaaaatgtttggtcatagctgtaaaaataatttattaagcATTATCTATTATCAGAACCTACCGACTGCTCGGTCAGCTCCAGCCACTGTGCAGAGAGTCCTGTATCAATGACTTTACTGGCTAACTTGAACCAGTTGGTAGCCAAAGATACAAAGGCTTCTGAGACATTTTCTATCTCCACAACACCGAGCTCTACCACAGTCCCCATAAACTGAGTAAGGTAGAGGAGGTCAGCAGAGGTGAGGATGTCTGGGTTCTCATCCAAAACTTTCAACAGCACTCCAGTGAGACTGTTCACTCTGGAGAGGTTTCGTAGGATCCCTGTGGTGTTTATCTGAAGCTCATCCATCACCTGATGAACACACAAAGCACAACTGAGAAATCTATAAGGTTGAACCTTTAGCTatgattaataaaaataaagctaAGAAAGCTAAAACCTTAATTACTACACATTTAACGTCAAACCAAACAGACTTACGGTGCTGGCAAGAGGTTCTCTGCTCACAGTAAAGAAAAATGAAGTCTGTGGTATTAAAGAAAATCGTTGCAGATGTTCgtatacatctaaaaaaaaatggtgttttaaaaagttactggTACTGGCACATACACATGAAAGAATTTTTAAAAGACTAAATCAGTCTGCATGTTACTGTGAGAATGTACCTTTGTCATACTGACAGAGGGCTCTCTTTGGCTTGGAACAGGTTTCCAAACCCCAACTTCCAGTTACAGGGTCAATGGTCACACATTCTCCGGTAACTGGCATGTAGTTGACATTTAATGAGAAGTTATGATATGATATCGACCCTCCATCTATCCAATCAAATGGCATTTGGCCAACAGTTTGGCTTCTGTTATCTATAGAAGTAAAGAGAATGATGACTTGTTACTGCATATTTCCATTATTAAATTAAGAAAACACCTTTGTTCATGAATGTTACTGAGCATCTCTCATTTAAGTCAATGTTTTTAGCTGAGATGTTACATCAACACATCTCAAGACCATGCCGTAAGTTACTTATGGCAACGAAATGAGTAAATCTAGTTTGTCTAAGTTAAGTTGTTTATTCCTATTGTGTTTTTTGGcctaattttaaaacattatttttcatcTGTACATAAAATGTAGGCTAATTTTACCAAGTAGTGATTGAGGCTTTCTAACACGTTTGTCTAACTTCACCTGGACACTGAGAAAATACCCAATTTATCTTCAAAGAGGGCTCGAGTTGAAGTGCTGAGAAGTTCCATGTAAAAAATAATCCCTCTGAAATCACTGAACAGTCCCTCGCCATGGACTGAATTGCACTGGAGTTCAACACCCGGTTCCACACGTGCAGTTGTGTAATGTTTCCAGTGAAAGACTCTTCCTTCTTAAAGGAGCCGCCAAAAGTGTCCTGCTCCTGACCAATAATGAAAACACCATCCTGGCCAATGTCATCAGACAGGAAGAGCTTGTCCCCAGAACCGATGATAGATCCATCCATGGAGATAGCCCACCTGCCATCATCTCGGGTCCAGCTAACACACACAAAGTGCCAAAGACCATCATTATCCCCAGCCAGGGAATAAGGGCTGTGTATACCATGTACAAGCAAAGCCAACTGGATAGGCTCCCCATGGACTATGTTAGCACGAAGCTGGAACTCATTAATAAATGACTGAATGGAATAAGAGAACACAGTGGACACTCCCAAGCAACTTGGATCAAACTGAATGTAAGTACAGACAGTCACAGCCTGCATGTTAGGGAACTGCTGCATGATCCTAGCATGCTTCTGGTCAGTCCTAGTAGAGAACTCCAGAACACCTAGGAAGAAGAATTTGGTTAAAAAGGGCCAGTAAGGCACACTGTGAATGAAGAGACAAATACATAgcaatagcaataaataaatctgtTCTCTTTTTTATGACATTTGCAATCAATCCAATAGTTTTGCAATTGctcaaatattgtatttttagttgtaattattatttttagttgccAGACATATGTAATATACAGTAGATCAGCCAAAATGTCCTTAAATTAGTAAGCGGTATGGTTGCCAGCAAAACCAAAAGGAAACTGGATCCAAAGTGACAGATCACTAGATTGCACAGGCTCTAGAAGGATCTAGCCTAACTGCAGCACCACTTCTGAACTCCAAAACACTAAGGtgccgtaaataaataaatacaacatttaaaaaaaggaaaattatatttgaagttacttaaatatataaaaaaatgttatcatgaaatacagtaacaaaGTGCAGTTGTGCACACTGATATACCGCATGAATagccagaaaaaaaataactcaccATTTAACACTTAACTCACCATTTAAATGATCCATTGCCTTCCTTCCAATCCAGAAAGAATCATTTATGTTGTGAGACCGTAAAAAGTGGCTCAACTCCCTGGTTTCCTGCATCGTTGCCACCGTGGTAAGAAATCCAAACTTTTGATGACAGGCCCATTTTGCTTCCTTCCACTGAAGCGGACCAGGCACGTACTCATAGTAGGAATCATTGTATGCAAAGTGATGTCTGTTGTCAAATGTCAACTGTAAATCTGGCGAAATATAATTGTCATATTGATCGTCCTAGACAccatacttttttgttttgcactGATTCGTAACACTGACATTGTGACATATGAGTGGCAGTTTTGTTGGTATTTAGCACATGGAAATTATTTATTGGTCTGCACCCAATATTTTACAACACACCCAGACACATTACTATGTCTCTAATTGAcactggttccctttcaattcgaagataaCCAcaaacgacattatgtatggaatatgcctgcccattgggtcgGTAATTGCTgaactctctataccagagctgccaataggccccttcctgggatgatgtaCTCGATCCCGCCCaccaagggattaaaaccgtcatcctgaggaagccatttctctttttccttctcaagacggtacggcaagacctctgtgttgagctgagcgtgtcgatagaaaagagcttctcgagtcgaatcgaatcaattgtatttcccttgcattcgtgctgaaagctgtcTCGCCACTTTCCCGGAATCAATGACTTTGAAAAGACgagccttttgcctttctgtctttcagtggcCTCCTCACTTGCGTGGTAGGCTGCTCTTTGtaatctgtctgtcgtgtgtgtgaCTGCCTATGCAGTCACCTGCAAgcggttgtctatttctttcttgagagtacacagttcctcaaCGGGGCTAGGCCTTGTCGCATCCCCGCTGTTaagtgactcttccagccgtgCTCTCCTCCACGTGGCTAGACCTTGCCACATTCCCGCTGTCGAATAGACCTAGCCGGCTGCGTAGGCCCGCCCAtctcggtgagtcgggccttgtaaacaaacagtgtgctctcctaTCCTAGCGTGTTAAAACAGGCTGCACCGCTTGCCTCCCTAGAAGGCGCAGGCACATCAGCAGCGAACACCGTGCCTACATGGCAGTCAGAGGGAATGCAGGACGTGGCCAGCCCACACATGAGCATCCCAGAAGGCGTTTCCAGGGCAAGCGCCCtacagccaccccaaactgccccacCACAACCTCAGTAGCccaagcagggcccctgaaggctggtgGCCTCAAAcacccttttcggcacaacagctgcagtactggtgcgcttgcacctcagacacctgggtgctcaccaCCGTGTAAAATGGTTACGCGCTTCAGTTCCACTTGGGACCGCCTCCCTTTCGAGGTATCATAAATACTTTCATggcagaccctctccaggcctcggtactgtcagacgacagagttgcagctatccagggttgcctctccctgtttcgacagggattGCAGGTCActctcctattgtgccagaaactattggaTCTGATGGCCAGAGCCATatcagccattcagctgggtctgctttgTATGCAcccgctacaagcgtggctcaatgcgttccacctcaaCACCAAACGTGACAGACACAGTCAGCTGACTGTGTCTCAcgcgtgctcggcagccctacacAAAGGTGTGTGGATGTGAATAGTGTTAAACTGCcaggtggtgacgacagacgcctcCAACCTGGGTTGGGGGGCgatctgggaaggcagaggagtacgcggatcctggccagaccgctggacatccctgcatataaacatgctggagttgcaagaggtctcccttgctctccaccacttcctcccagTGTTGAAGGGTAtacatgtgttgatccggacggacaacacgacagtggtggtgtatgtcaaccaccagggtggtctacggtccccggggttgcatcgcatggccttcaggctactgacatgggctcagaggaacttgttGTCCCTGTGGGCAatggagtggtgaactgggcagcggacctcctctccagggagggtccgcatccgtcagagtggcgactccactctcaggtagtggagcgcatttgggaacagttCGGGACGGCGCAGGTCAATCTCTTCGCCTCGGCAGAGACAACGCATTGCCcccaccgcttaggcggtccactcggcgtagacgccctagcgcacgaatggcccaaagcgtttttgtactctttcccgcctataccgctgctcccgacttttctcgaaaaggtccggttagaggaggcgtcagttctcctagtggcccccaggtggtccaggagaatctggttttcgacccttgTGGACACAAGCCGCacattccactagagggttggctacatcttgggccctcttcagaggggcctcgatgtctgatatttgtactgcagctagctgggctacgccgcataccctctccaggttctaccgccttaatgtggtagattcTGCCCTGCCTTCGTTAGGCACAAGGGctcttgagggtgtaagctcacacggctaaccattgggttatgcggttctgatgcatccctcatatgctgccattccttctccctcgcgacggctctggtatacattatcccatacataatgtcgttggtggccctcacgggttcgatggaaaaagagaaatggcttcctctgatgattttaatccctcggtgggcaggactgagtgcatcatcccaggaaggggcctatcggcagctctggtatagagagctcagcaattacctacccaatgggcaggcttatcccatacataatgttgttggtggtcgtcttctctttcagggaaccagggttactgtaagtaacctaatgttttctAGACATAATTTAAAACTGGAATTGAGGTTTGAATATAATGATAAATCCTACCTTCACTAGCACAGTGATGAAACAaaacctgtaaaaacaaacaaacattaaagtgtttttttttttttttaaatgtgagtgTGATACTACAAATCAgccatacattttttattatttgattaatacAAATCCGAAATACTTACAAACAAACTTGTGTAGATACATTTAAACCATTTCATTTTCCTGTAAAACGAGAGGGGTTGTTTTAATGACTCAAATTAGGTTTGTTAAAGCAGGTGAAATGattaaaaatactgaaataaataaatagataaataaaaataataaaaaaatactaagaaACACGCACGTTCATAATTCAATCAAAAACTGCATTTTTACATGTTACTTAAAGTAATTCATACATCAGTCAAGAAAAACACGTCGTtcgttaatttattaacataacTATTTGTAACAACTtacttataaatatatttatcacCTCCATAAAGCAAGACGCTGATGTTTCCACCTACCGGcgctgtttatattttaaaagcagccaAACAGAGCAGTCAAGGAaagttgtatttgtattgtatttactttttttcagttAAGATTTAGTTTATAAAATAATAGTTCCATTTCGATAACGACGTTTGTTTCTTCTATCATCCTAATTCCGCTTCTGCACTGCACTAATATCCCGGGCAGCACTCGTTCCAGGGTTGCTCAGATTAACCAGCACACGTTTAGATGGTTTCCTATTGAAATGCAGTTCCCTCCTAACTGACATCAGTGgcggagaattaaaaaaaaaaaaaaaacaccgccTCCTGCAGAGAACTATGTAGCGGGCTGCAAGTCTGTGACTGACAGGACATGCAACTGGAAAGCATCCCAAAAAGGACTCGTGTACAAAACGGAAAAGTCCGCTATACCTCTAGCAACTTTCAGCAACTGCACGTGGTCTATCAGTTATGCCTCCACC
The sequence above is drawn from the Acipenser ruthenus chromosome 12, fAciRut3.2 maternal haplotype, whole genome shotgun sequence genome and encodes:
- the LOC117416443 gene encoding adhesion G-protein coupled receptor D2, producing MKWFKCIYTSLFVLFHHCASEDLQLTFDNRHHFAYNDSYYEYVPGPLQWKEAKWACHQKFGFLTTVATMQETRELSHFLRSHNINDSFWIGRKAMDHLNGVLEFSTRTDQKHARIMQQFPNMQAVTVCTYIQFDPSCLGVSTVFSYSIQSFINEFQLRANIVHGEPIQLALLVHGIHSPYSLAGDNDGLWHFVCVSWTRDDGRWAISMDGSIIGSGDKLFLSDDIGQDGVFIIGQEQDTFGGSFKKEESFTGNITQLHVWNRVLNSSAIQSMARDCSVISEGLFFTWNFSALQLEPSLKINWVFSQCPDNRSQTVGQMPFDWIDGGSISYHNFSLNVNYMPVTGECVTIDPVTGSWGLETCSKPKRALCQYDKDVYEHLQRFSLIPQTSFFFTVSREPLASTVMDELQINTTGILRNLSRVNSLTGVLLKVLDENPDILTSADLLYLTQFMGTVVELGVVEIENVSEAFVSLATNWFKLASKVIDTGLSAQWLELTEQSVISGPFAVIKYIDSLAVLMADTLSMAGTSFTLSTKNIDLHIEPRTLSHLSCGCVFKPGTLGSHSGNQDEIQIPDTEVSRLHAIGYRELTFIHVYYSHLVELQANLYQEPVLHLQKTDSRSQAGRLTTAVISSTVRDLSTRRNIPVAVHYTLSHAELVGYTQFPLPVCVFWNFSLKNGHQEGWSSEGCQVVRLGSQVTSCFCNHTTNFAVLMKFMEVKWSPEEESILTKLTFIGSGASLCALVMTLALFTVLDIPKSDRTSIHKNLFLALIAAQVVLLSSGSATSNKVACTVVAALLHLFFMAAFTWMLVEGLLLWSKVVTVNLSEERRMKYYYLIGWGLPVLIVSITLAATSEKYSADGHCWLSVKNGVIWGFAGPVIFIIMVNILVLTRVVLITLSTAKRRAIMLTVNSSPVEQAYDQIRAAVKAVLVLLPILGLTWLCGVLVPFSIVMAYIFVLLNSLQGLFIFLIYGVYNTEVRSTINRIKERRRALNFSNCANSRPSSSVTSSRPASSPALGLQDLSHDLGLGSHCASEPDQQNIPKPDSSMVYENSAATSDWQLSIPSLPRGPDEDLPCFALGSLTPEQSCQGDLTLPNMLDSTEDGCSLHVPMDFDSYSCISGSAAPHKRSGCLYLD